A genome region from Myroides fluvii includes the following:
- a CDS encoding 3'-5' exonuclease — translation MLDRIDLSHILFLDIETVPQEQEFKLLNEDVQVLYEEKTRYQRKGEIPAEEFYAHAGIWAEFGKIVCISVGFFTYKKGDRQFRTTSYVGDEVDILRNFSNLLANHFNRGEHLLCGHNAKEFDFPYMARRMIIHRLKVPSKLNLIGKKPWEVPHLDTMELWKFGDYKHYTSLKLLAHILGIPSPKDDISGGDVARVYYQEGDVERIARYCEKDVVTVAQIFLRLRGEDSLEEDEIQSV, via the coding sequence ATGTTAGACCGAATTGACTTATCGCATATCTTATTTTTAGATATAGAAACGGTACCTCAAGAACAAGAGTTTAAGTTGTTGAACGAGGACGTACAAGTGTTATATGAAGAGAAAACACGCTATCAACGCAAGGGAGAAATTCCTGCAGAGGAATTCTATGCTCATGCGGGGATATGGGCAGAATTTGGTAAAATTGTCTGTATTTCTGTAGGCTTTTTTACCTATAAAAAGGGGGACCGTCAATTTCGAACAACCTCTTATGTAGGAGATGAAGTGGATATTTTGCGCAATTTCTCTAATTTATTGGCCAATCACTTTAATCGAGGGGAACATCTATTGTGTGGGCATAATGCCAAAGAATTTGATTTTCCCTACATGGCTCGTCGGATGATTATTCATCGCCTTAAGGTACCTTCAAAGCTTAATTTAATTGGAAAAAAACCCTGGGAGGTACCGCATTTGGACACGATGGAGTTGTGGAAATTTGGCGATTATAAGCATTATACTTCGCTAAAATTGTTGGCGCATATTCTGGGTATTCCCTCTCCAAAAGACGATATTAGTGGAGGGGATGTGGCGCGGGTGTACTATCAGGAAGGCGATGTGGAGCGCATTGCGCGTTATTGTGAAAAAGATGTTGTAACCGTAGCGCAAATCTTCCTGCGCTTAAGAGGGGAAGATAGCTTAGAAGAAGATGAAATCCAATCGGTCTAA